Proteins found in one Fibrobacter sp. UWT2 genomic segment:
- the asd gene encoding archaetidylserine decarboxylase (Phosphatidylserine decarboxylase is synthesized as a single chain precursor. Generation of the pyruvoyl active site from a Ser is coupled to cleavage of a Gly-Ser bond between the larger (beta) and smaller (alpha chains). It is an integral membrane protein.), translating into MNTAFYVFMKLLPKNAASRAFGALTRLKLPVISKAMRNAFASYYKLNMEESEFPIDHYANIGELFIRRLKPGMRPIADSEIVSPVDGVLSQTATFDDKQELIQAKGKTYTLKDLLRDEEMAARFEGGAFATIYLAPFNYHRIHSPVKGEVVGASYCPGTLWPVNVGSVERVEGLFCINERLTSHIRLDDGSEMLVVKVGATNVGRIGVAYTDELLVNAGKLPRNCKRYDWKPAQKITVEKGGELGRFEMGSTVILVVDKKIRERNPGLFQSRVGTAVKVGEAL; encoded by the coding sequence ATGAATACTGCTTTTTATGTCTTTATGAAGTTGTTGCCGAAGAATGCCGCTAGCCGTGCCTTCGGTGCTTTGACTCGCCTCAAGTTGCCTGTGATTTCGAAGGCAATGCGTAATGCTTTTGCGAGTTACTACAAGCTGAATATGGAAGAATCGGAATTCCCGATTGATCATTACGCCAACATTGGCGAACTTTTTATCCGTAGGCTCAAGCCGGGTATGCGCCCGATTGCTGATTCCGAAATTGTGTCGCCGGTGGATGGCGTGCTTTCGCAGACGGCAACTTTTGACGATAAGCAGGAATTGATTCAGGCGAAGGGCAAGACTTATACGCTCAAGGACCTGCTCCGCGACGAAGAAATGGCTGCCCGCTTTGAAGGTGGCGCCTTCGCGACGATTTACCTTGCTCCGTTCAACTACCACCGCATTCATAGCCCCGTGAAGGGCGAAGTGGTGGGCGCAAGCTACTGCCCGGGTACACTCTGGCCGGTGAATGTCGGCAGCGTGGAACGCGTGGAAGGCCTGTTCTGCATCAACGAACGCCTCACGAGCCATATCCGCTTGGACGATGGTTCTGAAATGCTGGTGGTCAAGGTCGGTGCCACGAACGTGGGCCGCATCGGTGTCGCCTACACGGACGAACTCTTGGTGAATGCGGGCAAGCTTCCGCGCAACTGCAAGCGCTACGACTGGAAACCCGCTCAGAAAATCACCGTGGAAAAGGGTGGCGAACTTGGCCGCTTCGAAATGGGCAGCACCGTGATCCTCGTGGTCGACAAGAAAATCCGCGAAAGGAATCCGGGACTCTTCCAGAGCCGCGTAGGAACTGCCGTGAAGGTGGGCGAGGCCCTCTAA
- a CDS encoding GerW family sporulation protein, whose protein sequence is MAIEKLAETLLEKLRFITKAETVIGNPIQAGESTVVPVSRVSVGFGFGGHQSKGDTSASGGGASVEPVAFLVIKGDDVRVMPISKDSSLVSKVMDIVPDVVNKFKKSEDQ, encoded by the coding sequence ATGGCTATTGAAAAACTTGCAGAAACTCTTTTGGAAAAGCTCCGTTTCATCACTAAGGCGGAAACGGTTATCGGTAACCCCATTCAGGCCGGTGAATCTACCGTTGTGCCCGTGAGCCGCGTGTCGGTGGGCTTCGGTTTTGGTGGTCACCAGTCCAAGGGTGATACTTCTGCCTCTGGCGGTGGCGCCTCGGTGGAACCGGTCGCATTCCTCGTGATTAAGGGTGACGATGTGCGCGTGATGCCCATCAGCAAGGACAGTTCGCTTGTCTCCAAGGTCATGGACATTGTACCTGACGTGGTGAACAAGTTCAAGAAGAGCGAAGACCAATAA
- the serC gene encoding 3-phosphoserine/phosphohydroxythreonine transaminase, producing MANKVYNFSAGPSVLPEQALKEASAACIDFENSGISILSMSHRSKPIENMFAQTEQYLRELMGIPEDYDIVFLGGGCSLLFCMLPMNFLDQDATADYALTGVWANKAYKEAKQFGNALAACDTKSETYSRIDKNLKLSDNASYLHVTANNTIYGTEWHNFPKPKSGFLMADVSSDFLARKINVSDFGVVYGGAQKNISCAGVTVTIIKKGLLGKVNRTIPTMLNFQTHIDAANMFNTPPVFAVYVMNRTLKWLKEFGGVDAIEKVNRSKAALLYSALDNSKVFVGTAAKEDRSIMNVPFVFNKDVVAADKADDLAKEFLEFAKARGLQQLKGHRSVGGFRASIYNAMPVEGVQALVDCLGDFEKKVLG from the coding sequence ATGGCAAATAAAGTCTATAACTTTAGCGCAGGACCGTCTGTCCTGCCCGAACAGGCACTCAAGGAAGCATCTGCTGCATGCATCGACTTCGAAAACAGCGGCATCAGCATTCTCTCCATGAGTCACCGTTCAAAGCCGATTGAAAACATGTTCGCCCAGACGGAACAGTACCTCCGTGAATTGATGGGCATCCCTGAAGACTACGACATCGTTTTCCTCGGTGGTGGTTGCTCCCTTCTGTTCTGCATGCTCCCGATGAACTTCCTCGACCAGGACGCTACGGCAGACTACGCTCTGACCGGTGTCTGGGCAAACAAGGCTTACAAGGAAGCTAAGCAGTTCGGTAACGCTCTCGCCGCTTGCGACACCAAGTCTGAAACTTACAGCCGCATCGACAAGAACCTGAAGCTTTCCGACAACGCTAGCTACCTCCACGTGACTGCCAACAACACCATCTACGGTACCGAATGGCACAACTTCCCGAAGCCGAAGTCTGGCTTCCTCATGGCTGACGTGAGCTCCGACTTCCTCGCCCGTAAGATCAACGTGTCCGACTTCGGCGTTGTGTACGGTGGCGCCCAGAAGAACATCAGCTGCGCTGGCGTGACTGTTACCATCATCAAGAAGGGCCTCCTCGGCAAGGTGAACCGCACCATCCCGACCATGCTCAACTTCCAGACTCACATTGACGCTGCCAACATGTTCAACACACCTCCGGTATTCGCCGTGTACGTGATGAACCGCACCCTCAAGTGGCTCAAGGAATTCGGTGGCGTGGACGCTATCGAAAAGGTGAACCGCTCCAAGGCCGCTCTCCTTTACAGCGCCCTCGACAACTCCAAGGTGTTCGTCGGTACCGCTGCTAAGGAAGACCGCTCCATCATGAACGTTCCGTTCGTGTTCAACAAGGACGTGGTTGCCGCTGACAAGGCTGACGATCTCGCCAAGGAATTCCTCGAATTCGCTAAGGCTCGCGGTCTGCAGCAGCTCAAGGGTCACCGCTCCGTGGGTGGCTTCCGCGCATCCATCTACAACGCTATGCCGGTCGAAGGCGTTCAGGCTCTCGTTGACTGCCTCGGCGACTTCGAAAAGAAGGTTCTCGGTTAA